A section of the Chryseobacterium scophthalmum genome encodes:
- the rseP gene encoding RIP metalloprotease RseP — translation MELAIKIFQFILSISILVILHELGHFLPAKYFKTKVEKFYLFFDPYFSLVKKKIGETEYGIGWLPFGGYVKIAGMVDESMDTEQLKQPAQPWEFRAKPAWQRLIIMLGGVTVNFFLAWLIYGCLSFFNGETSFDTAKVDAPMNYTSVAKGMGFQDGDKILKVDGKTQNNFDKLALDVLLSDEITVLRSGKEVTFPTNDDGKAMAFKDENPRAFLTPRFPAVIDSIYNPKTLQAGLKVGDQVVAVDGKKISYYDEFQETVRNNPGKDLKVDVMRGGAIQPLVLSVSKEGTLGLASYIDKRLKTYYITKHFTFGESIGRGFTRSIESLTYQVKQFKLIFNKKVQGYKKVGGPLAIIKNMPVDKAKDGSVSIDWTAFWGFTAMFSVWLAFLNLIPIPGLDGGHVIFTLYEMIVGKPVPQKILENAQMVGVIFLLGLMLLIFGADIFKIITNKF, via the coding sequence ATGGAATTAGCAATTAAGATCTTTCAATTTATATTAAGCATCTCTATCTTAGTAATTCTTCACGAGCTTGGGCATTTCTTACCCGCAAAGTATTTTAAAACCAAAGTAGAAAAGTTTTATCTTTTCTTCGACCCTTATTTTTCTCTGGTTAAAAAGAAAATTGGTGAAACTGAATACGGTATCGGATGGCTTCCTTTCGGAGGGTATGTGAAAATTGCCGGAATGGTTGACGAAAGTATGGATACTGAGCAATTGAAGCAGCCTGCACAGCCGTGGGAATTCAGAGCAAAACCAGCTTGGCAGAGATTAATCATTATGTTAGGTGGAGTTACGGTAAATTTCTTCCTTGCTTGGTTGATTTACGGTTGTCTTTCATTCTTCAATGGTGAAACTTCTTTTGATACAGCGAAAGTTGATGCTCCAATGAATTATACAAGTGTTGCTAAAGGAATGGGTTTCCAGGATGGAGATAAAATCTTAAAAGTAGACGGGAAAACTCAGAATAATTTTGATAAATTGGCTTTGGATGTTTTATTAAGTGATGAGATTACTGTTTTAAGAAGCGGAAAAGAAGTTACATTCCCAACGAATGACGATGGCAAAGCGATGGCTTTCAAAGATGAAAATCCTAGAGCATTTCTTACGCCAAGATTTCCTGCGGTAATCGATTCTATCTACAATCCTAAAACGCTACAAGCTGGATTAAAAGTTGGTGACCAAGTTGTTGCAGTAGATGGAAAGAAAATTTCTTATTATGATGAATTTCAGGAAACTGTAAGAAATAATCCAGGGAAAGACCTTAAAGTAGATGTAATGAGAGGTGGAGCAATTCAACCGCTTGTTTTGTCGGTATCTAAAGAAGGTACTTTAGGATTGGCGTCTTATATCGACAAAAGATTAAAAACATATTATATAACTAAGCATTTTACTTTTGGAGAATCTATCGGAAGAGGTTTCACGAGAAGTATTGAAAGCTTAACATATCAGGTAAAACAGTTTAAATTAATCTTCAACAAAAAGGTTCAGGGTTATAAAAAAGTTGGTGGTCCATTAGCTATCATCAAAAATATGCCTGTTGATAAAGCAAAAGACGGAAGTGTATCAATCGACTGGACGGCTTTCTGGGGTTTTACAGCAATGTTCTCTGTTTGGTTGGCTTTCTTAAACTTAATTCCGATTCCTGGATTAGATGGTGGTCACGTTATTTTTACTTTATATGAAATGATTGTTGGTAAACCTGTTCCACAAAAGATATTGGAAAACGCTCAGATGGTTGGTGTTATCTTCCTGTTAGGCTTAATGTTACTGATTTTTGGAGCAGACATTTTTAAAATTATTACCAATAAATTTTAA